One window from the genome of Deinococcus yavapaiensis KR-236 encodes:
- the efp gene encoding elongation factor P, which yields MISVTELRNGTKVEMDGGLWECLEYSHLKMGRGGAKVVTKFRNMESGSIVDRTFNSGEKLQDIFVETKPMQFLYKDGDDYIFMDMETFDQLSLPPVLAGDAVKFLKENLEVEVQMFREKPLKITLPNQLVLQIVETDPGVRGDTVSGGTKPAKLETGAVVQVPLFVEQGTNVRVDTRTGEYLGRA from the coding sequence ATGATCAGCGTGACGGAATTGCGCAACGGAACGAAAGTCGAGATGGACGGAGGCCTCTGGGAGTGCCTCGAGTACTCTCACCTCAAGATGGGACGCGGTGGCGCGAAGGTCGTCACGAAGTTCCGCAACATGGAGTCGGGTTCGATCGTGGACCGCACCTTCAACTCCGGCGAAAAGCTGCAAGACATCTTCGTCGAGACGAAGCCGATGCAGTTTCTGTACAAGGACGGCGACGACTACATCTTCATGGACATGGAAACGTTCGACCAACTCTCCCTGCCGCCCGTCCTCGCGGGTGACGCGGTGAAGTTCCTCAAGGAGAACCTCGAGGTCGAAGTGCAGATGTTCCGCGAAAAGCCCCTCAAGATCACGTTGCCGAACCAACTCGTGCTTCAGATCGTGGAGACGGACCCCGGCGTGCGCGGTGACACTGTCTCGGGCGGAACGAAGCCCGCCAAGCTGGAGACGGGCGCGGTCGTGCAAGTGCCGCTGTTCGTCGAGCAAGGCACGAACGTCCGCGTGGACACGCGCACCGGCGAGTACCTCGGGCGGGCCTGA
- the accB gene encoding acetyl-CoA carboxylase biotin carboxyl carrier protein has protein sequence MNPEALAKILEALAAADVREFSLETGEYKLAVKRGAEVVTIAAPAVTVAPPASAPVAASAPAASAPQVEAPASTPEPAAPAKTAGTPVKAPIVGTFYSAPSPDNPPYVKVGDRVEVGQVLCIIEAMKLMNEIESDVAGIVREVLVKNAEPVEYGQTLFVIE, from the coding sequence ATGAACCCCGAGGCGCTCGCGAAGATTCTGGAGGCCCTCGCGGCGGCGGACGTGCGCGAGTTCAGCCTCGAAACGGGTGAGTACAAGCTCGCCGTGAAGCGCGGCGCGGAAGTCGTGACGATCGCCGCCCCCGCCGTGACCGTGGCGCCACCCGCGTCTGCCCCCGTGGCCGCCTCGGCTCCCGCCGCGTCCGCGCCGCAAGTGGAAGCGCCCGCGTCCACGCCCGAACCTGCCGCGCCCGCCAAGACCGCCGGGACGCCCGTGAAAGCCCCGATCGTCGGGACCTTCTACTCGGCGCCCTCGCCGGACAACCCGCCGTACGTCAAGGTCGGGGACCGCGTTGAAGTCGGGCAGGTGCTGTGCATCATCGAGGCGATGAAGCTCATGAACGAGATCGAGAGTGACGTCGCCGGAATCGTGCGCGAAGTTCTCGTGAAGAACGCCGAGCCCGTCGAGTACGGCCAGACGCTCTTCGTCATCGAGTGA
- the accC gene encoding acetyl-CoA carboxylase biotin carboxylase subunit → MFKKILIANRGEIALRVIRTAKEMGVKTVVVYSEADEGSLPVLLADESVCVGPYPSNKSYLNVQNILSAALMTGAEGIHPGYGFLAENPDFAEMCRDHGIVFIGPTPESMRALGSKAGGREIAAQSDVPVVPGTGVLDSVDDALLAAKQIGYPVLLKASAGGGGRGQKVVRTQEELRTAFSQAQEEARLYFGDPAIIMEKFLEEFRHVEVQVIGDGNGHVIHIGERDCSIQRRNQKLIEEAPSTLPQSLREEILSAGVRLAKFVNYAGAGTLEFIVDRDGNFYFMEMNTRIQVEHCVSEEISGLDFVKLQLEIASGMPLTLAQEDVVLSGHAIECRINAEDPDKDFRPAAGKIDNIHFAGGPGVRVDSHAYSGYTIPPHYDSLIGKLIVHGETRDHAIRRMKRALEETVIQGPKTTVPLYVKIMDNPFYKRGAVMTNFLKTRMEA, encoded by the coding sequence GTGTTCAAGAAGATTTTGATCGCGAACCGAGGCGAGATCGCGCTGCGCGTCATCCGCACGGCCAAGGAGATGGGCGTCAAGACGGTCGTCGTGTACTCCGAAGCCGACGAAGGCAGCCTCCCCGTCCTGCTCGCCGACGAAAGCGTCTGCGTGGGGCCGTATCCCAGCAACAAGAGTTACCTCAACGTGCAAAACATCCTCTCGGCCGCCCTCATGACGGGCGCGGAGGGCATCCACCCCGGCTACGGCTTTCTCGCCGAGAACCCCGACTTCGCCGAGATGTGCCGCGATCACGGCATCGTCTTCATCGGCCCGACCCCCGAAAGCATGCGCGCGCTCGGTTCCAAGGCGGGCGGACGTGAAATCGCCGCGCAGTCCGACGTCCCCGTCGTGCCGGGCACGGGCGTTCTGGACAGCGTCGACGACGCTCTGCTCGCCGCCAAGCAGATCGGCTATCCCGTTCTTCTCAAGGCGTCGGCGGGCGGTGGGGGACGCGGCCAGAAAGTCGTGCGTACCCAAGAGGAGCTCAGGACGGCCTTCAGCCAAGCGCAAGAGGAAGCGCGCCTTTACTTCGGCGATCCCGCCATCATCATGGAGAAGTTCCTCGAAGAATTTCGTCACGTCGAAGTGCAGGTGATCGGGGACGGCAACGGCCACGTCATTCACATCGGCGAGCGGGACTGCTCCATTCAGCGCCGCAACCAGAAGCTCATCGAGGAAGCGCCTTCCACGCTGCCGCAAAGCTTGCGCGAGGAGATCCTCTCGGCGGGCGTGCGCCTCGCGAAATTCGTGAACTACGCGGGCGCCGGGACTTTGGAGTTCATCGTCGACCGCGACGGCAACTTCTACTTCATGGAGATGAACACCCGCATCCAAGTCGAGCACTGCGTCTCCGAGGAAATCAGCGGACTCGACTTCGTGAAACTTCAACTCGAAATCGCCTCCGGGATGCCCCTCACCCTCGCGCAAGAAGACGTCGTCTTGAGCGGTCACGCCATCGAATGCCGCATCAACGCCGAAGACCCCGATAAGGACTTCCGTCCGGCAGCGGGCAAGATCGACAACATCCACTTCGCGGGCGGGCCGGGCGTGCGCGTCGACTCCCACGCGTACAGCGGCTACACCATCCCTCCGCACTACGACAGTCTCATCGGCAAGCTCATCGTGCACGGCGAAACGCGCGATCACGCCATACGCCGAATGAAGCGCGCCCTCGAAGAGACCGTCATTCAAGGCCCGAAGACGACGGTGCCGCTGTACGTCAAGATCATGGACAACCCGTTCTACAAACGCGGCGCCGTCATGACGAACTTCCTGAAGACGCGCATGGAAGCCTAA
- the rnr gene encoding ribonuclease R: MPKKKEDTAVAAQNTSDETTAPTSRKQSRKAASQVSNPPPKATKARKTRAKSAEVAETASDVPASTNTPTEIQATSQSEDTTTKTPAAKKSARKPSRRQNPEASVDSEVTAQASGNTPTDVPSAAEAPALALVPAQDADNATFEPTPTPETPRDAALLSEETGVTIRPKAKRERKAKGAAPVAPAEEAPPAEPKRTNRRKKTAATSEATSPNEGEVSASSPVDGAPSQLLEGLDADETELQPQPRDVPQAPSDPVDGVPAQLLEEAAPDPVASADASMIEEVPSAKPKRPRRGKKAEVTPAEAPAEVSPVETTSAAETPTEVAPPAKKPRRGKKAAQTEEDALPVPIAEVVTTEPAAPEAAPKKPKRGKNKKSTVEATEVVSMGDATQEVEALAREADEALEPVAPSSEAGAFLVSFLQRLGRPVHVRDLERQLTRKDREKLGARGKIEDLLEELVERGSVVRTRKRTYGLPEAMNLVRGRFQATQGGYGFVIPDAGGDDYYIAPEATMEAWNGDTVFVRVEERPAEGRGRDRERRGESTRATVVRIVARAYHQLVGTLEHSKGYTLLKADDSRARHRILLLPDGTENVPTGARVVVELFWPEDTGEDEVFGRVTRVLGDTDDPETETQAVIVKFGLRDEFPEEVLREAEAIPTSIPEEAFEGRLDLRHLNIFTVDGRDAKDFDDAIHIENADNGNFLIGVHIADVSAYVRAGTDLDKEALARATSVYLPGRVLPMLPERLSNGVCSLVPNEDRLSLSALIEVNSDGDALRVELTPSVIRSKARLTYDEVQAYSEASAALPDFARFLEGDLHRLLKITSRMRQKRLRNGSLDFKLREVKVDIDKEGNLQLIPIREETARGMIEDLMLLANKVVARHMLEKNVPALYRVHEEPTQGRFAEVSAALAKMGVTLGDEPTPQAYQAALKKVRGTPQETVANTLLLRSLKQARYAGENLGHFGLAFEEYLHFTSPIRRYPDLIVHRALRAHLTGEGAGSLEALRAELPKMGEHTSERERAAAEAERELTKYYQAKWAQAHLGEDFDGTVSGVTSFGVFVVLENGVEGLLHISNLDDDYYFFIEDALMLRGRSSGRTFRMGDFVRVQIAQVNPIARSIDFTQETDMTDPNSRPRARRRGERDQERDTKTTLAPRTPTSDGGDAGRVDGRQENREGRGDRGRVGNRHTPTERLAPPASRGGNGPKRRIVTMERPRNEHNRPIAVTVQRMYFGDWSSENLREDEASGGNPGYKQPRPSSQQNGRGASQSERRPRPQPQQAAAQPAAPQQQGDANGGGNRRRRRRRGRGKPNGTSES; the protein is encoded by the coding sequence ATGCCGAAAAAGAAAGAGGACACCGCGGTCGCCGCGCAGAACACGAGCGACGAGACGACCGCCCCGACCTCGAGAAAGCAAAGCCGCAAGGCCGCCTCTCAGGTCAGCAACCCACCTCCGAAGGCGACGAAGGCGCGCAAGACACGTGCCAAGTCAGCCGAAGTCGCCGAGACGGCGTCCGACGTGCCCGCCTCGACGAACACGCCCACTGAAATTCAAGCGACGTCGCAGTCCGAAGACACCACGACGAAGACTCCAGCTGCGAAGAAGAGCGCGCGCAAGCCGTCTCGCCGTCAGAACCCCGAGGCGTCCGTCGACTCGGAGGTTACGGCGCAGGCGAGCGGGAACACGCCTACGGACGTGCCTTCCGCAGCGGAGGCGCCGGCCCTCGCCCTCGTGCCCGCGCAAGACGCGGACAACGCCACGTTCGAACCCACCCCTACCCCAGAAACGCCCCGCGACGCCGCCCTCCTGAGCGAGGAAACGGGCGTGACCATCCGCCCGAAGGCGAAGCGTGAACGCAAAGCCAAGGGCGCGGCGCCCGTCGCGCCCGCTGAAGAAGCGCCGCCCGCCGAACCTAAGCGCACGAACCGCCGCAAGAAGACGGCCGCGACTTCCGAGGCGACCTCGCCGAACGAAGGCGAGGTCTCGGCTTCCTCACCCGTCGACGGCGCGCCGAGCCAACTGCTCGAAGGGCTCGACGCGGACGAGACGGAATTGCAACCTCAACCGCGCGACGTGCCGCAAGCGCCGAGCGATCCGGTCGACGGCGTTCCCGCCCAGTTGCTGGAAGAGGCCGCCCCCGACCCCGTCGCTTCGGCGGACGCGAGCATGATCGAAGAAGTGCCGTCCGCGAAGCCGAAGCGGCCCCGCCGAGGCAAGAAAGCCGAGGTAACCCCCGCCGAAGCGCCTGCCGAGGTGTCACCCGTCGAGACGACGAGCGCCGCCGAAACGCCAACCGAAGTCGCTCCGCCCGCCAAGAAGCCTCGGCGCGGCAAGAAGGCCGCCCAGACCGAGGAAGACGCCCTGCCGGTGCCCATCGCGGAAGTCGTTACCACCGAGCCTGCCGCGCCCGAAGCGGCACCCAAGAAGCCCAAGCGCGGCAAGAACAAGAAGAGTACGGTCGAGGCGACCGAGGTGGTGTCGATGGGCGACGCCACGCAGGAAGTCGAAGCGCTCGCTCGGGAAGCCGATGAGGCGCTCGAACCCGTCGCGCCGTCGTCCGAGGCGGGCGCGTTCCTCGTGTCGTTCCTGCAACGACTCGGCCGCCCCGTGCACGTTCGAGACTTGGAGCGCCAGCTCACGCGCAAGGACCGCGAGAAGCTCGGAGCGCGAGGCAAGATCGAAGACTTGCTCGAAGAACTCGTGGAGCGAGGCAGCGTCGTTCGGACGCGCAAGCGCACGTACGGTCTGCCGGAAGCCATGAACCTCGTGCGTGGCCGCTTCCAGGCGACGCAAGGCGGGTACGGCTTCGTGATTCCCGACGCGGGCGGCGACGATTACTACATCGCGCCGGAAGCGACGATGGAAGCTTGGAACGGCGACACCGTCTTCGTGCGCGTCGAGGAACGCCCCGCCGAAGGGCGAGGCCGAGATCGAGAGCGGCGCGGCGAGTCGACCCGTGCGACTGTCGTGCGCATCGTCGCGCGCGCCTACCATCAACTCGTCGGCACCTTGGAGCACTCCAAGGGATACACGTTGCTGAAAGCGGACGATTCCCGCGCTCGGCACCGCATCCTGCTGCTGCCTGACGGCACCGAGAACGTCCCGACGGGCGCCCGCGTCGTCGTGGAGCTCTTCTGGCCGGAAGACACCGGTGAAGACGAAGTCTTCGGCCGCGTCACGCGCGTCTTGGGCGACACCGACGATCCCGAAACCGAAACGCAAGCCGTCATCGTGAAGTTCGGCTTGCGCGACGAGTTTCCCGAGGAAGTGCTGCGGGAAGCCGAAGCGATTCCGACGTCGATTCCCGAGGAGGCGTTCGAAGGTCGCCTCGACCTTCGCCACCTGAACATCTTCACGGTGGACGGACGCGACGCGAAGGACTTCGACGACGCCATTCACATCGAGAATGCCGACAACGGCAACTTCTTGATCGGCGTGCACATCGCCGACGTGTCCGCGTACGTGCGCGCGGGCACCGACCTCGACAAGGAAGCCTTGGCGCGCGCGACGAGCGTGTACCTGCCGGGCCGCGTTCTGCCGATGCTGCCCGAACGCCTCTCGAACGGCGTGTGCAGCTTGGTTCCCAACGAGGACCGCTTGTCGCTGTCCGCGCTCATCGAAGTGAACTCGGACGGAGACGCGCTGCGCGTGGAACTCACGCCGTCCGTCATCCGCTCGAAGGCCCGCCTCACCTACGACGAAGTGCAAGCCTACTCCGAGGCGAGCGCGGCCCTACCGGACTTCGCGCGCTTTTTGGAAGGCGACTTGCACCGCCTGCTCAAGATCACGTCGCGCATGCGCCAAAAGAGGTTGCGCAACGGCAGCCTCGACTTCAAGTTGCGCGAAGTCAAAGTGGACATCGACAAGGAAGGCAACCTCCAGCTCATCCCGATTCGCGAGGAAACGGCGCGCGGCATGATCGAAGACCTCATGCTGCTCGCCAACAAGGTCGTCGCGCGGCACATGCTGGAAAAGAACGTGCCCGCCTTGTACCGCGTGCACGAGGAGCCCACCCAGGGGCGCTTCGCGGAGGTCAGCGCGGCCCTCGCGAAGATGGGCGTGACGCTCGGCGACGAGCCGACGCCGCAAGCGTACCAAGCGGCCCTCAAGAAGGTGCGCGGTACGCCTCAGGAAACGGTCGCCAACACGTTGCTGTTGCGCTCGCTGAAGCAAGCGCGGTACGCCGGGGAGAACTTGGGGCACTTCGGCCTCGCGTTCGAGGAGTACTTGCACTTCACGTCCCCCATTCGTCGCTACCCGGATCTCATCGTGCATCGTGCCTTGCGCGCCCACCTCACGGGCGAAGGTGCGGGAAGCCTCGAAGCGCTGAGGGCCGAGTTGCCGAAGATGGGCGAGCACACGTCGGAGCGCGAGCGTGCCGCCGCCGAGGCGGAGCGCGAACTCACGAAGTACTACCAAGCGAAGTGGGCTCAGGCGCACCTCGGCGAGGACTTCGACGGAACGGTTTCGGGCGTCACGTCCTTCGGCGTGTTCGTCGTGCTGGAGAACGGCGTGGAAGGTCTGTTGCACATCAGCAACCTCGACGACGACTACTACTTCTTCATCGAGGACGCCCTGATGCTGCGGGGTCGCTCTTCGGGCCGCACCTTCCGCATGGGCGACTTCGTTCGCGTGCAAATCGCACAAGTCAATCCCATCGCCCGCAGCATCGACTTCACGCAGGAGACCGACATGACCGACCCCAACTCCAGACCGCGCGCGCGCCGCCGAGGCGAGCGCGATCAAGAACGCGACACGAAAACGACGCTCGCGCCGCGCACTCCGACGAGCGACGGTGGTGACGCCGGGCGCGTCGACGGCCGTCAAGAGAACCGTGAGGGTCGCGGCGATCGCGGGCGCGTCGGCAACCGCCACACGCCCACCGAACGCCTCGCGCCGCCTGCCTCGCGAGGCGGAAACGGGCCGAAGCGCCGCATCGTCACCATGGAACGCCCCCGAAACGAGCACAACCGTCCTATCGCCGTGACCGTGCAACGCATGTACTTCGGCGACTGGAGCTCGGAGAATCTGCGCGAAGACGAGGCCTCGGGCGGCAATCCCGGCTACAAGCAACCTCGTCCGTCAAGCCAGCAAAACGGCCGTGGCGCTTCCCAAAGCGAACGCCGCCCTCGCCCGCAGCCTCAGCAGGCGGCGGCTCAGCCCGCCGCACCGCAGCAGCAAGGCGACGCCAATGGAGGCGGCAACCGCCGTCGCCGTCGCCGCCGTGGACGCGGCAAGCCGAACGGCACGAGCGAAAGCTGA
- a CDS encoding exodeoxyribonuclease III, with product MSIEVAPPIARVATFNVNGLRSALRKGLIEWLARERPHVLLLQEVRADPHPEVFAELGYHSVWAPAVKAGYSGVAILSRRAPDEVRIGLGHEGHDAEGRVILARFAGASFASVYVPSGSSGETRQAVKDDFLSKFESWTRARLAEGPVLLGGDFNVAHREIDLKNWRSNTKNSGFLPHERLWMTNMLQLGLADTHRETLGERAEYSWWSNRGRAYENDVGWRLDYLLASGLVVRHVSAARSARLSDHAPIVGEIVGPSEIVRALV from the coding sequence GTGTCCATCGAAGTCGCACCTCCTATTGCTCGCGTCGCCACCTTCAACGTGAACGGCTTGCGCTCCGCGTTGCGAAAGGGCCTCATCGAGTGGCTGGCACGCGAGCGTCCGCACGTGCTGCTTTTGCAGGAGGTACGCGCCGACCCGCATCCCGAGGTGTTCGCCGAGCTCGGCTACCACAGCGTGTGGGCGCCCGCCGTGAAAGCGGGTTACAGCGGCGTGGCGATCTTGTCGCGGCGCGCTCCGGACGAGGTACGAATCGGGCTCGGACACGAAGGCCACGACGCCGAGGGACGCGTGATCCTCGCGCGGTTCGCGGGCGCCTCCTTCGCGAGCGTCTACGTTCCCAGCGGAAGCAGCGGCGAGACTCGGCAAGCCGTGAAGGACGACTTCCTGTCGAAGTTCGAGTCGTGGACGCGCGCGCGACTTGCCGAGGGACCGGTGCTGCTGGGCGGCGACTTCAACGTGGCGCACCGCGAGATCGACCTCAAGAATTGGCGGTCGAACACCAAGAATTCGGGCTTCTTGCCGCACGAGCGCCTGTGGATGACGAACATGCTGCAATTGGGCCTCGCCGACACCCACCGCGAGACGCTCGGCGAGCGTGCGGAGTACTCGTGGTGGTCGAACCGTGGACGCGCTTATGAAAACGACGTCGGGTGGCGGCTCGACTACCTGCTGGCGTCGGGCCTCGTCGTGCGTCACGTGAGCGCGGCGCGGAGCGCCCGTTTGAGCGACCACGCCCCGATCGTCGGCGAGATCGTAGGGCCGTCTGAGATCGTACGCGCCCTCGTGTAG
- a CDS encoding App1 family protein, producing MSRLLDFLNIANTTLDKRFGRFVQQRRKTGRLVIVAFCGYGTPTHATLRGRVLRPRTLTEATERDPRWRNALNVARRFLSREVHGVAVHGTLAGVRATATTDQEGYFDLTFAFDAPLSGEWHEAALTLGSPDSAVTAPVHVVQSAAFGVISDLDDTVVESKVTRRWRMLTTVMLGNARTRLPFPGVSALYRALVGGPSGSASNPVFYVSSSPWNLFDMLWAFLEYRHIPLGPIFLRDWSLSTLHPVHGDHKLEAIARIVGMYPTLKFVLVGDSGEQDPEIYREVVRAHPDRVLAVYIREVTGARRRSEVMALRHELRAANVDLVLATDSLAAAHHAYALGLIPASSVREVGESASR from the coding sequence GTGAGTCGTCTCCTCGACTTTCTCAACATCGCCAACACGACCCTCGACAAGCGCTTCGGTCGTTTCGTCCAGCAGCGCCGCAAAACGGGTCGTCTCGTGATCGTGGCGTTTTGCGGTTACGGCACCCCGACTCACGCGACTTTGCGCGGACGTGTCCTACGTCCGCGCACCCTCACGGAGGCGACCGAGCGAGATCCTCGCTGGCGCAACGCCCTCAACGTGGCTCGCCGCTTCTTGAGCCGCGAGGTGCACGGCGTCGCCGTGCACGGCACCTTGGCTGGCGTGCGCGCGACCGCCACGACGGACCAGGAAGGCTACTTCGACCTCACGTTCGCCTTCGACGCGCCCCTGAGCGGCGAGTGGCACGAGGCGGCCTTGACGCTCGGCTCGCCGGACTCTGCGGTGACGGCGCCCGTGCACGTCGTGCAAAGCGCGGCGTTCGGCGTGATCTCCGACCTCGACGATACGGTCGTGGAGTCGAAGGTGACGCGCCGCTGGCGCATGCTCACCACGGTGATGCTCGGCAACGCCCGCACGCGTCTTCCCTTTCCAGGCGTCAGCGCTTTGTACCGCGCGCTCGTCGGCGGTCCGAGCGGTTCGGCGTCCAACCCGGTCTTCTACGTGTCGAGCAGCCCGTGGAATCTCTTCGACATGCTGTGGGCCTTCTTGGAATACCGTCACATTCCCCTCGGGCCGATCTTCCTGCGCGACTGGAGCTTGTCGACGCTGCATCCCGTGCACGGCGACCACAAACTCGAGGCGATCGCACGCATCGTCGGGATGTACCCGACGTTGAAGTTCGTGCTCGTCGGTGACAGCGGCGAGCAGGACCCCGAAATCTACCGCGAGGTGGTGAGGGCGCACCCTGATCGGGTCTTGGCGGTGTACATCCGCGAAGTGACGGGCGCGCGGCGGCGGAGCGAGGTGATGGCGCTACGTCACGAGCTTCGCGCGGCGAACGTGGACCTCGTGCTCGCCACGGACTCGCTCGCGGCGGCGCACCACGCGTACGCGCTCGGCCTCATTCCCGCGTCGAGCGTTCGCGAAGTGGGCGAATCGGCGAGCCGCTGA
- a CDS encoding S8 family serine peptidase encodes MRRFASFSLLTAAFLAGVAPAIRATPVVTQSPVVPPSLPWNLAAIHLPISTVSLGAMSTTASTSNTIAILDTGYATVPSIRGTVVNGYDFVSDAATSGDGDGRDADATDTGATSYHASMVAGIVASIDPTATFVHVRVADDDGHIRVNDLVDGLRWAAGLPVTGVPLNTKPAKIVNLSLFVDFIPLTRCDARVQSALSAVAARGVIVVAGAGNDDRDASGYSPAGCRDVITVTATDATDRRANYANYGPTITLAAPGGTAASLIDVSTPNGTERQMGTSIAAPHVTGVVSLLLRAKPTLRPAEVTAILKDTATKFEGGACDVRSPLKTCGAGLLNAEAALARVATAAKTSGRSSAARMPARP; translated from the coding sequence GTGCGCCGCTTTGCCTCATTCTCGCTTTTGACCGCCGCCTTCTTGGCGGGCGTCGCGCCTGCCATTCGCGCCACGCCCGTCGTGACCCAATCTCCCGTGGTCCCACCCTCCCTGCCGTGGAACTTGGCGGCCATTCACCTGCCGATTTCGACCGTCTCGCTCGGCGCCATGTCGACCACCGCCTCCACTTCGAACACCATCGCCATCCTCGACACCGGCTACGCGACCGTTCCCTCGATTCGTGGAACGGTCGTCAACGGCTACGACTTCGTTTCGGACGCCGCCACGTCCGGCGACGGCGACGGCCGCGACGCCGACGCGACCGACACCGGCGCGACGAGCTATCACGCGTCCATGGTGGCGGGCATCGTCGCCAGCATCGACCCCACGGCGACGTTCGTGCACGTTCGCGTCGCCGACGACGACGGCCACATTCGGGTCAACGACCTCGTGGACGGCTTGCGCTGGGCGGCTGGCTTGCCCGTGACGGGCGTGCCTCTCAACACGAAACCCGCGAAGATCGTGAACCTCAGCCTCTTCGTCGACTTCATTCCCCTCACGCGCTGCGACGCGCGGGTGCAAAGCGCTTTGAGTGCCGTCGCGGCGCGCGGCGTGATCGTCGTGGCGGGCGCGGGCAACGACGACCGCGACGCGAGCGGGTATTCGCCCGCGGGTTGCCGAGACGTCATCACCGTGACGGCGACGGACGCGACCGATCGGCGTGCGAACTACGCCAACTACGGTCCCACGATCACGCTTGCCGCGCCGGGCGGCACGGCCGCTTCGCTGATCGATGTGTCCACCCCGAACGGAACGGAGCGTCAGATGGGCACCAGCATCGCGGCGCCGCACGTCACGGGCGTCGTGAGTCTGCTGCTGCGGGCCAAGCCGACCCTGAGGCCCGCCGAAGTCACGGCGATTCTCAAGGACACCGCGACGAAGTTCGAAGGCGGAGCGTGCGACGTCCGCTCGCCCTTGAAGACGTGCGGCGCGGGCCTGCTGAATGCCGAGGCGGCCTTGGCCCGCGTGGCGACCGCCGCGAAGACGAGCGGGCGTTCGAGTGCCGCCCGAATGCCCGCTCGTCCTTGA
- a CDS encoding TSUP family transporter encodes MPSPDVLLYGLPLAFLAGFIDAIAGGGGVITIPTLYFMGLSPGQVVATNKLLAIFGSASSSFQFWRKGGVDKALLLRMAPLALFGSAVGAVLVSNLKNDDLFRNLIAGLILLVGVLVVTNKKLGLENRYEGLTGRTLSIALPAALAIGVYDGFFGPGTGTFLMFVFVRFLHFDFVKGSGNARVVNFLTNLGAFVAFLIGGKMVFWLGLPMGVANALGATLGAHLAMLRGSAFIRVIYVGIVLAVVGRLLFFS; translated from the coding sequence GTGCCGAGTCCCGACGTCTTGCTGTACGGCCTGCCTCTCGCGTTTCTTGCCGGATTCATCGACGCGATCGCTGGTGGTGGCGGCGTCATCACCATTCCCACGCTGTACTTCATGGGATTGTCGCCAGGGCAAGTCGTCGCGACGAACAAGCTGCTCGCCATCTTCGGCTCGGCGAGTTCCAGCTTTCAATTCTGGCGCAAGGGCGGCGTCGACAAGGCGTTGCTGCTGCGCATGGCGCCCCTCGCGCTTTTCGGAAGCGCGGTCGGCGCGGTGCTCGTCTCCAACCTCAAGAACGACGATTTGTTTCGCAACCTCATCGCGGGGCTGATCTTGCTCGTGGGCGTCCTCGTCGTGACGAACAAGAAGCTCGGCTTGGAAAACCGCTACGAAGGGCTGACGGGACGTACGCTTTCGATCGCTTTGCCCGCCGCCCTCGCGATCGGCGTGTACGACGGATTCTTTGGGCCGGGCACCGGAACTTTTTTGATGTTCGTGTTCGTGCGCTTCTTGCACTTCGACTTCGTGAAGGGCAGCGGCAACGCCCGCGTCGTCAACTTCCTCACGAACCTCGGGGCGTTCGTGGCCTTCCTGATCGGCGGGAAGATGGTGTTTTGGCTTGGCCTCCCCATGGGAGTCGCGAACGCTCTCGGCGCGACCCTCGGCGCCCACTTGGCGATGCTTCGCGGAAGCGCCTTCATTCGCGTGATCTACGTCGGAATCGTCCTTGCCGTCGTGGGAAGATTGCTGTTCTTCTCGTAA
- the msrA gene encoding peptide-methionine (S)-S-oxide reductase MsrA — MMNLATLGGGCFWCTEAVFQQVRGVTRVTSGYSGGHVPRPTYEQVVTGRTGHAEVVQVEFDDEVISYRDLLMIFFGTHDPTTPDRQGADVGTQYRSVIFHHDERQRGEALDVIAKLDHEGVFGARLVTHVAPFEAFYEAEGYHQDFYKNNPNYGYCRAVVSPKVAKLRASFADKLVAVPTR, encoded by the coding sequence ATGATGAATCTCGCGACGCTCGGCGGCGGGTGCTTTTGGTGTACGGAGGCGGTCTTTCAGCAAGTGCGCGGCGTCACGCGCGTCACGAGCGGGTACAGCGGCGGGCACGTGCCGCGCCCGACGTACGAGCAGGTGGTCACGGGCCGCACGGGTCACGCGGAAGTCGTGCAAGTCGAGTTCGACGACGAAGTCATCTCGTACCGCGACTTGTTGATGATCTTTTTCGGCACGCACGACCCCACGACGCCCGATCGTCAGGGCGCCGACGTCGGCACGCAGTACCGCAGCGTGATCTTCCATCACGACGAGCGGCAGCGAGGCGAGGCTTTGGACGTCATCGCCAAGCTCGACCACGAAGGCGTGTTCGGCGCGCGGCTCGTCACGCATGTCGCGCCGTTCGAGGCGTTCTACGAAGCGGAAGGCTACCACCAAGACTTCTACAAGAACAATCCGAACTACGGTTACTGCCGCGCGGTCGTCTCGCCGAAGGTCGCGAAGCTGCGCGCGTCGTTCGCCGACAAGCTCGTGGCCGTGCCGACGCGCTGA